One Fervidobacterium gondwanense DSM 13020 genomic region harbors:
- a CDS encoding HD-GYP domain-containing protein — MEKIVKEAPEMNLSELLINAFFQIRTFLSLRDSKLNITSEIFVNGERIFPPKNIRVENHYLPNQYNYKINIKHNAVKFSLYTSRDLKAFESAYVNSLLKNIESAFVQKEGFDVEDEFVLMISKLVEARSEETGEHVNRVSEIAKFLAQLSGHSSRDVKLIHGAAALHDIGKVGIPDYILNKPAKLDDKEFAIMKEHTLIGFELLRNSSLKIFQTGAVIALEHHERWDGTGYPYGLEGEQITLESRIVQIADVFEALTQDRCYRPAWPLEKAIEYMNDMKGKQFDPWLIELFNKHLREFVQIVQDKQDEEAN, encoded by the coding sequence TTGGAGAAAATTGTGAAAGAAGCTCCCGAGATGAATCTTTCGGAACTTCTCATAAATGCATTTTTTCAAATCAGGACGTTTTTGTCACTCCGTGATTCAAAGCTGAATATCACTTCTGAAATCTTTGTCAATGGAGAAAGGATCTTCCCTCCAAAAAACATAAGAGTAGAAAATCACTACCTTCCAAACCAATACAACTATAAGATCAACATTAAACATAATGCTGTAAAGTTCTCCTTGTACACTTCGCGTGATTTGAAGGCTTTCGAGTCTGCTTATGTAAATTCTTTACTAAAGAATATAGAAAGCGCTTTTGTTCAGAAGGAAGGATTTGATGTTGAAGATGAATTCGTCTTGATGATTTCCAAGCTCGTCGAGGCAAGGTCCGAAGAAACAGGAGAGCATGTTAATAGAGTATCGGAAATTGCAAAGTTTTTGGCACAACTTTCCGGCCATAGTTCGAGAGATGTAAAGTTAATTCACGGTGCCGCCGCACTACACGATATAGGAAAGGTAGGTATTCCGGACTATATACTCAACAAGCCTGCTAAACTCGATGATAAGGAATTCGCGATAATGAAGGAACACACTCTGATAGGTTTTGAACTTTTGAGGAATTCCTCACTTAAAATATTCCAGACAGGTGCAGTCATAGCTTTGGAACACCATGAGAGATGGGACGGAACAGGATATCCATATGGACTGGAAGGCGAACAAATTACTCTCGAGTCGAGAATAGTCCAGATTGCCGACGTTTTTGAGGCGTTAACTCAAGACAGGTGCTATAGGCCCGCATGGCCGCTTGAAAAAGCTATAGAATATATGAACGATATGAAAGGCAAGCAGTTCGACCCGTGGCTAATAGAACTGTTTAACAAGCATTTAAGAGAATTTGTACAAATTGTTCAAGATAAACAGGACGAGGAAGCAAATTAA
- a CDS encoding RluA family pseudouridine synthase: MDIQVTNREDGWRLDKFVMEKTPDWISRTYIQKAIKSGEVLVNGTSKKPSYKVKSGDIITLKVPEKPKLPEILPENIPLDIIYEDRDILVINKQPGIITHPIPSHTSGTIVNAVLYHCKDLQGIGGVMRPGIVHRLDKDTSGVMVIAKNDLAHQSLTKQFKDRVTEKLYVCLVKGVPTRPEGDIEISIARNPVLRVKMTTTQSEYGKPALTHYKVVRRFGNIGSLVFAYPKTGRTHQIRVHMKYIGHPLMGDEVYGRAKEDEQFEIYRQMLHALSLSFYHPRTGEKMRFIARLPKDFAKAIENLNKFVDQLRNGN, translated from the coding sequence ATGGATATACAAGTGACGAACAGGGAAGACGGCTGGAGACTCGACAAATTCGTAATGGAAAAGACTCCAGACTGGATCTCGAGAACGTATATTCAAAAGGCTATCAAAAGCGGGGAAGTTCTGGTCAATGGGACTTCGAAGAAGCCGAGCTACAAGGTGAAGTCTGGGGATATAATTACCTTGAAAGTCCCGGAGAAACCGAAACTTCCGGAGATTCTTCCGGAGAATATACCACTTGATATAATCTATGAAGATAGAGATATACTGGTGATAAACAAACAGCCGGGCATAATCACTCACCCAATTCCATCACACACATCTGGTACTATTGTTAATGCAGTGCTGTATCATTGCAAAGACTTGCAAGGTATAGGCGGGGTAATGAGACCCGGAATTGTTCACAGGCTTGACAAAGACACAAGCGGAGTGATGGTAATAGCTAAGAATGATTTAGCGCACCAATCACTTACAAAACAATTCAAAGACAGAGTGACTGAAAAGCTTTATGTTTGCCTTGTTAAGGGCGTTCCTACAAGACCTGAGGGTGATATTGAGATAAGCATAGCGAGAAATCCTGTGCTTAGAGTCAAGATGACAACGACACAGTCTGAATATGGGAAACCGGCGTTAACACATTATAAAGTTGTACGGAGATTCGGAAATATCGGCTCTCTGGTGTTTGCATATCCGAAAACAGGCAGGACTCACCAGATAAGGGTGCATATGAAGTACATAGGACACCCGCTGATGGGTGATGAGGTGTACGGAAGAGCAAAAGAAGACGAGCAGTTTGAAATATACAGGCAAATGCTCCATGCACTCAGCTTATCATTCTACCACCCAAGGACTGGCGAAAAGATGAGATTCATTGCACGACTTCCGAAAGATTTTGCCAAAGCTATTGAAAATCTAAACAAATTTGTTGATCAACTCAGAAATGGGAATTAA
- a CDS encoding YebC/PmpR family DNA-binding transcriptional regulator produces MSGHNKWANIKHRKAAQDAKRSKIFTKLIREIIVAAREGGGNPDTNPRLRAVLEKARDANMPKDTVERSIKKGTGELEGERYEEIIYEAYAPGGVALYILALTDNKNRTAQELRHILSKNGGSLAESGSVAWIFERKGVIEIPAEKISDMDEFTLLAIDAGAEDIEEGDPVLVYAAPESLTSVKEALASNGFTGEAKITYKPKNSVKVTGSEAEKVLKLIDALEDNDDVQEVFGNFDIDDAELEAIMAKLEG; encoded by the coding sequence ATGTCAGGTCACAATAAGTGGGCGAATATTAAACACAGGAAGGCTGCGCAGGACGCGAAAAGATCGAAGATATTCACAAAGTTGATTAGAGAAATCATCGTAGCGGCAAGAGAAGGCGGCGGAAATCCAGATACGAACCCAAGGCTAAGAGCAGTTTTAGAAAAAGCAAGAGATGCGAACATGCCAAAAGACACCGTTGAAAGATCAATCAAAAAAGGTACGGGTGAACTCGAAGGCGAAAGGTACGAAGAAATAATATACGAAGCATATGCACCAGGTGGAGTAGCACTTTACATACTTGCACTCACAGATAACAAGAACAGGACAGCTCAAGAACTCAGGCACATCCTCAGCAAGAACGGCGGTTCACTAGCAGAAAGCGGTTCAGTTGCATGGATATTTGAAAGAAAGGGAGTTATTGAAATTCCTGCAGAGAAGATCTCTGACATGGATGAATTCACGCTTCTTGCAATCGATGCAGGTGCAGAAGATATAGAAGAGGGAGACCCAGTACTCGTTTACGCAGCTCCAGAATCTCTAACAAGTGTGAAAGAAGCACTTGCAAGCAACGGATTTACAGGAGAAGCAAAGATTACGTACAAACCAAAGAACAGCGTTAAGGTAACAGGTTCGGAAGCAGAAAAGGTTCTCAAACTTATAGATGCACTCGAAGACAACGACGATGTTCAAGAAGTATTTGGCAACTTCGATATTGATGATGCAGAACTCGAAGCGATAATGGCGAAACTCGAAGGCTAA
- a CDS encoding CheR family methyltransferase, which yields MSLDDFKEKKFAWMSNFQSGDIPELPWDQFEWFVGKIKETMGLDLSGYKPERMKRRIEMLIRKYNCKSYKEYFDLIMKDNKKKDEFLDKLTINVTEFFRNPEKWEELKKTFLPELLKESGARFKAWSAGCSSGEEPYSLAILLEELKAPLTAKVLATDIDMGVLTRAQIGEYEERSMVSTPLEYIQKYFIVRDGKYVVKPNVKARVQFKRHNLLQDPFEKGLDMIMCRNVVIYFEMEAKDQLYRRFAESLRPGGILFVGNTERIFNYRNLGLEVASPFIYRKI from the coding sequence ATGTCGTTGGACGACTTCAAGGAAAAGAAGTTCGCCTGGATGTCGAATTTCCAATCTGGTGATATTCCAGAACTTCCTTGGGATCAGTTTGAATGGTTTGTTGGCAAGATAAAAGAAACGATGGGGCTCGACCTTTCCGGTTACAAGCCTGAGAGAATGAAAAGACGTATCGAAATGCTTATACGAAAGTACAACTGCAAGAGTTATAAAGAATATTTTGACTTGATTATGAAGGATAATAAGAAAAAGGACGAATTCCTTGATAAATTGACGATAAACGTGACAGAGTTCTTCAGAAATCCTGAAAAATGGGAAGAATTAAAAAAGACTTTCTTACCTGAACTTTTGAAGGAAAGCGGTGCAAGGTTTAAAGCTTGGAGTGCCGGTTGTTCTTCTGGCGAGGAGCCGTATTCATTAGCTATACTTCTTGAAGAATTAAAGGCTCCACTAACAGCAAAGGTACTCGCAACCGATATAGATATGGGTGTTCTAACGAGAGCGCAAATCGGAGAGTACGAAGAAAGGTCGATGGTGAGCACACCGTTAGAGTACATACAGAAATACTTTATCGTAAGAGATGGTAAATACGTCGTGAAACCGAACGTAAAAGCCCGCGTACAGTTTAAGAGGCACAACTTGCTGCAAGACCCATTTGAAAAAGGTCTCGATATGATTATGTGCCGGAATGTTGTCATATACTTTGAAATGGAGGCAAAGGACCAACTTTACAGAAGATTTGCAGAGAGCCTCAGACCAGGTGGAATACTCTTTGTAGGGAATACTGAGAGGATATTCAATTACAGAAACCTCGGTCTTGAAGTTGCCAGTCCTTTCATCTACAGAAAAATCTGA